From a single Tursiops truncatus isolate mTurTru1 chromosome 20, mTurTru1.mat.Y, whole genome shotgun sequence genomic region:
- the CRHR1 gene encoding corticotropin-releasing factor receptor 1 gives MGRRLQLRLVKALLLLGLHSISASLQDQHCESLSLAGNISGLQCNASVDLIGTCWPQSPAGQLVVRPCPAYFYGVRYNTTNNGYRECLANGTWAARVNYSECQEILSEEKKSKVHYHVAVIINYLGHCISLVALLVAFVLFLRLRSIRCLRNTIHWNLISAFILRNATWFVVQLTMSPEVHQSNVGWCRLVTAAYNYFHVTNFFWMFGEGCYLHTAIVLTYSTDRLRKWMFICIGWGVPFPIIVAWAIGKLYYDNEKCWFGKRPGVYTDYIYQGPMILVLLINFIFLFNIVRILMTKLRASTTSETIQYRKAVKATLVLLPLLGITYMLFFVNPGEDEVSRVVFIYFNSFLESFQGFFVSVFYCFLNSEVRSAIRKRWHRWQDKHSIRARVARAMSIPTSPTRVSFHSIKQSTAV, from the exons GACTGCAGTGCAACGCATCCGTGGACCTCATTGGCACCTGCTGGCCCCAGAGCCCCGCAGGGCAGCTGGTGGTTCGACCCTGCCCTGCCTATTTCTACGGTGTCCGCTACAACACCACAA acAACGGCTACCGGGAGTGCCTGGCCAATGGCACCTGGGCCGCCCGCGTGAACTACTCAGAATGCCAGGAGATCCTTAGCGAGGAG AAGAAGAGCAAAGTACACTACCACGTTGCCGTCATCATCAACTACCTGGGCCACTGCATCTCCCTGGTAGCCCTCCTGGTGGCCTTTGTCCTATTTCTGCGGCTCAG GAGCATCCGGTGCCTGAGAAACACCATCCACTGGAACCTCATCTCGGCCTTCATCCTGCGGAATGCCACGTGGTTCGTGGTCCAGCTCACCATGAGCCCGGAAGTCCACCAGAGCAACGTG GGCTGGTGCAGGCTGGTGACAGCCGCCTACAACTACTTCCACGTGACCAACTTCTTCTGGATGTTTGGCGAGGGCTGCTACCTGCACACAGCCATCGTGCTGACTTACTCCACCGACCGGCTGCGCAAGTGGATGTTCATCTGCATCGGCTGGG GTGTGCCTTTCCCCATCATCGTGGCCTGGGCCATTGGGAAGCTGTACTACGACAATGAGAA GTGCTGGTTTGGCAAAAGGCCTGGGGTGTACACGGACTACATCTACCAGGGCCCCATGATCTTGGTCCTGCTG ATCaatttcatcttccttttcaaCATCGTCCGCATCCTCATGACCAAACTCCGGGCATCCACCACGTCTGAGACCATCCAGTACAG gaaGGCTGTGAAGGCCACCCTGGTGCTGCTACCCCTCCTGGGCATCACGTACATGCTGTTCTTCGTGAACCCCGGGGAGGACGAGGTCTCCCGGGTCGTCTTCATCTACTTCAACTCCTTCCTGGAATCCTTCCAG GGTTTCTTCGTGTCTGTGTTCTACTGCTTCCTCAACAGCGAG GTCCGCTCTGCCATCCGGAAGAGGTGGCACCGATGGCAGGACAAGCACTCGATCCGCGCCCGCGTGGCCCGCGCCATgtccatccccacctcccccacccgtGTCAGCTTTCACAGCATCAAACAGTCCACAGCAGTCTGA